The Cucurbita pepo subsp. pepo cultivar mu-cu-16 chromosome LG15, ASM280686v2, whole genome shotgun sequence genome contains the following window.
GCTGGAAGAGGGGGGAATATTAGGAAGATAATGAAGTGCTTGTGTTCTGGTGAGAAAGCAGCTGGGGATGATGGGATTCCTGCATCAGAATCGCCTTTGCCTGTGGAGAATTCAGCAAGCGGGCGCTCTTCACGGACTAGCGAGATCAACAAGAAGCCAGAAATTGGCAATATAGAAGAAGCCGAGTCCTCGCTTCGTGAGAGTGGTTCTTTGAATTATGAGGTTAGAATCCTTAAGCTTTCTAGCTTGCATGTGATCGTTCTTGGTTTATTGTTTCCTTTACAAACTTGTTTATGGATGATTCTATGGAGCAAAGAAGCAAGATTCTagagtgaaaacaaaaaaagaaaacatgagCAAGCTTTCTTTTTGGTGCTAAATGATCAAAGATTCTTTTGAgtattgaatgaaaattaaccTCTGCTTATATGAGTTCTTGGTCAGTTGTCAATGATTATCAATCTGAATGCATTGTTTAACAAAAATGGAGTTTATCGAGAGGGGGACGAAgcgttccttataagggtgtggaaagctctccctagtagacgcattttaaaaacttgaggcGAAACCTAGAATGGAAAGCCCgaagaggacaacatctgctagcggtgtccttaggctgttacaaatggtatcagagccagacaccgagcagtgtgccaatgaggacgctggcccccaagaggggtggatcgtgagatcccacatcggttggagaagggaacgaaacattccttttaagggtgtggaaacatatccctagtagacgttgaggctgatggcgacacgtaacaggccaaagcggaaATGGAAATTATCTGACTGATATGTATTGCAAAAATTGCTGTCATTGAAATAAAACAGAGATAGATTTGGTGTATTCTCAAGTATATCTCTGAAAAGgttgtaattaatttataccTGCTGTTTGAAGGAAGCAAGAGCATTGCTGGGGAGATATGAATATCAAAAGGGAAATATTGAAGCTGCTCTTCATGTATTTGAAGGAATAGACATTGCTGCTATAACTAGTAAGATAATGATCTCCATAGGTAGAAGAGGCGACTGCCCGAGAAGACGATCGCAAAGTTTTACTACTCCTCCAATGTCGATGCATACTGTCAGTTTACTCTTGGAAGGCATCTTTTTCAAAGCAAAATCACTGCAAGCCCTTGGGAAGTTCGGAGGTACTGTTTATTACTTGAGTTTTGGGAATCTATGTCTTTTGTCAAACTCTTCAAGACGTTGATCCGTAGCTGATCTACGTTTTCCACAATTTTTGCAGAAGCTGCTCGAACTTGCAAAGTTATTCTGGACATACTCGAATCTTCGTTCCCCGAAGGCTTGCCTGAAAACTTTGGGGCTGATTGTAAATTGCAGGAGACCGTTACAAAGGCGGCGGAGCTGCTACCGGAGTTATGGAAGCTAGCCGATGCTTCTCAAGAAGCGATCCTTTCGTACCGGCGGGCACTTCTTCATCTGTGGAACCTTGATGCGGAAACCACTGCTCGAATTCAGAAAGAGTTTGCTATTTTTCTTCTGTACAGTGGAACCGAAGCATGCCCTCCTAATCTTCGGTCGCAAATGGACAGCTCGTTTGTACCGAAAAACAATATTGAAGAAGCTATACTCTTATTTATGATACTTCTTAGAAAAGTTATTCTTAAAAGGATTGATTGGGATCCATCAATCTTGGATCACCTCTCCTTTGCACTAACAATATCAGGGGATACAAGGGCTTTAGCAGGTCAAATAGAGGAATTGCCTCCTGGGATTCTACAACGACAAGAAAGGTACCATGCTCTAGCTCTTTGTTATTATGGAGCAGGTGAAGACTTGGCTGCTTTGAATCTGTTGAGGAAAGTGTTGAGCAGTCATGAGGATCCTAAATCACTTCCCCCTCTACTGATGGCGTCGAAGATTTGTGGAGAGAACTGCGAGCTTGCCGAAGAGGGATCGAGTTTCGCTTATAGAGCTCTGCAAAGCCTGGATCATGGATGTGATCAATTGGAAGGTGTTGCCAATTGTTTGTTGGGTATCTCACTGTCTGTGTATTCGAAATCCGCCGTTGCAGATTCCGAGAAGTCCTCCAGACAATGTGAGGCAATGGAGGCCCTCGAAGCTGCACGGAGGAAGACTAGAATGACCGACCCGAATGTTCTCTATCATTCGAGTCTTCAATATGCAGACGAGAGGAATTTAGATTCAGCACTTTATTATGCAAGGAAGTGTCTCAAGCTGGAAGGTGGATCTAATATCAAAACTTGGTTACTACTGGCTCGGATTCTCTCCGCCCAAAAACGATATACCGATAGCGAAAGTATTATAAATGCAGCTCTGGATCAAACAGGGAAATGGGATCAAGGCGAGTTGCTTCGAACAAAAGCAAAGCTTCTAATTGCACAGGATGAGTTTAAAGGTGCTATCGAGACTTACAGTCGATTACTCGCTCTTTTTCAAATTCGGAGTAAAAGTTTCGGTTCGGGAGATAAGAAGCTACGGAACAGTACTAGAAGATTGCAAATGGAAGTGTGGCATGATCTAGCTCTAGTCTACATAAGGCTCTCGCAGTGGCACGATGCCGAGGCCTGCCTTTCGAAGTCGAAGGCCATCTGTTCTCATTCGGCTTCTAGATGTCATATTACAGGTAATCCTTCTTACTTAACTGTTAGCTTCTCTTTTGTTTCGAATGGACTATTTTCGAGTTTCGCCCACGAACAGTTCTTAGTTCGTTTGAACGAATCTGAAGATATTAAACTGTTTAGTTCAGTGATCTGAGGGTGGTGTTTGGAACTGTTGTGAATTGATTACAGGTATGCTTTATGAAGCAAAAGGCTTGTATAAAGAAGCTCTGAAAGCTTTTATGGCTGCTCTGGACATTGATCCCATTCATGTCCCGAGCTTGGTTTCGTCTGCCGTGGCTA
Protein-coding sequences here:
- the LOC111811539 gene encoding protein NPGR2, giving the protein MKSAVKIRRGRGAGRGGNIRKIMKCLCSGEKAAGDDGIPASESPLPVENSASGRSSRTSEINKKPEIGNIEEAESSLRESGSLNYEEARALLGRYEYQKGNIEAALHVFEGIDIAAITSKIMISIGRRGDCPRRRSQSFTTPPMSMHTVSLLLEGIFFKAKSLQALGKFGEAARTCKVILDILESSFPEGLPENFGADCKLQETVTKAAELLPELWKLADASQEAILSYRRALLHLWNLDAETTARIQKEFAIFLLYSGTEACPPNLRSQMDSSFVPKNNIEEAILLFMILLRKVILKRIDWDPSILDHLSFALTISGDTRALAGQIEELPPGILQRQERYHALALCYYGAGEDLAALNLLRKVLSSHEDPKSLPPLLMASKICGENCELAEEGSSFAYRALQSLDHGCDQLEGVANCLLGISLSVYSKSAVADSEKSSRQCEAMEALEAARRKTRMTDPNVLYHSSLQYADERNLDSALYYARKCLKLEGGSNIKTWLLLARILSAQKRYTDSESIINAALDQTGKWDQGELLRTKAKLLIAQDEFKGAIETYSRLLALFQIRSKSFGSGDKKLRNSTRRLQMEVWHDLALVYIRLSQWHDAEACLSKSKAICSHSASRCHITGMLYEAKGLYKEALKAFMAALDIDPIHVPSLVSSAVAIRHLGHRSHPVVRSFLMDALRLDQTNHGAWYNLGLFYKSEGTKSSLVEAVECFEAATFLEESAPVEPFR